The following are encoded together in the Xanthobacter autotrophicus Py2 genome:
- a CDS encoding pyridoxamine 5'-phosphate oxidase-related FMN-binding (PFAM: pyridoxamine 5'-phosphate oxidase-related FMN-binding~KEGG: bja:bll8143 hypothetical protein) produces MAESAATAVCRLIREARFGTLATLEAAGGPYASLVAVATDPEGRPTLLISRLARHTRNIAGDARVSLLISAAGAIDPLNAPRASLIGRIVPAPEAEVRTRYLARHPAAAGYVDFTDFAFHAIHVDEAHLVEGFGRIVDVPGAALLTDWSGAEALAAGADGVIAHMNADHSDAVGLYATVLLGAPEGAWRMVAVDPEGCEISSGELVRRLEFSQRVTDLTAVRQELVALVQKARQGTAA; encoded by the coding sequence ATGGCCGAATCTGCCGCCACCGCCGTCTGCCGGCTTATCCGCGAAGCGCGCTTTGGCACGCTGGCGACGCTGGAGGCCGCGGGCGGACCCTATGCCTCGCTGGTGGCGGTGGCCACGGATCCGGAAGGCCGCCCCACCCTGCTCATCTCCCGCCTTGCCCGGCACACCCGCAACATCGCGGGCGATGCGCGGGTCTCCCTGCTGATCTCGGCGGCGGGCGCCATCGACCCACTGAACGCGCCACGGGCCAGCCTCATCGGCCGCATCGTGCCGGCGCCCGAAGCCGAGGTGCGCACCCGGTATCTGGCCCGCCATCCGGCGGCGGCCGGCTATGTGGACTTCACCGACTTCGCCTTCCACGCCATCCATGTGGACGAGGCCCACCTGGTGGAGGGGTTCGGCCGCATCGTGGATGTGCCGGGCGCCGCCCTCCTCACCGACTGGAGCGGTGCCGAGGCGCTGGCGGCCGGTGCCGACGGCGTCATCGCCCACATGAATGCGGACCACTCGGATGCGGTCGGCCTTTATGCCACGGTGCTCCTCGGCGCGCCCGAGGGGGCGTGGCGCATGGTGGCGGTGGACCCGGAGGGCTGCGAGATTTCCAGCGGCGAGCTGGTCCGGCGGCTGGAGTTTTCGCAACGCGTCACCGATCTTACTGCGGTGCGGCAAGAACTCGTGGCCCTCGTGCAGAAAGCGCGGCAGGGAACGGCAGCCTGA
- a CDS encoding Oligopeptidase B (PFAM: peptidase S9 prolyl oligopeptidase active site domain protein; peptidase S9A prolyl oligopeptidase domain protein beta-propeller~KEGG: bbt:BBta_0542 putative peptidase S9A family): protein MAPEPPRAPRRPSERTVHGVTLSDDYAWLRAENWRAVMRDPSVLDADIRAYLEAENTFAEAYFAPMGEAKAALVAEMRGRIKEDDSSVPAPDGPFAYFSRHREGGQHPLYCRKPLPDGPEAILLDGDKEAEGKAYFHFGHWRHTRDHALFAFAADTSGSELYAIRIRDLSSGADLPDVIEETTGDLLWSADGTVLYYIRRDAEHRPSKVFRHVLGTDPAADTLIYEEPDKGFFVSLGETQSHRYGLIACGDHDTSEVHLLDLTEAAPQPRCIAPREAGVRYEVEHHPSLAGTDSLILLTNADGAEDFKIVTAPTGTPDRAHWRDLVPHRAGRMILSHTVFAGHMARLEREAGLPRIIIRELASGDEHAIAFDEEAYALGLHPGFGFDTSAVRFTYASMTTPSEVWDYDMATRRREMLKRQEVPSGHDPADYVTRRLYAVAPDGESVPVSLLYRKGTPLDGSAPLLLYGYGAYGITIPAGFSTSRLSLVDRGFIYAIAHVRGGTDKGWRWYADGKLAGKTNTFTDFIACAEHLVAEGFTKPDRIVAQGGSAGGMLMGAVANLRPDMFAGIVAEVPFVDVLTTMLDDTLPLTPPEWPEWGNPITDEAAFRRILAYSPVDNVRPQAYPSIFALAGLTDPRVTYWEPAKWVARLRAADTEGRTILLRTNMDAGHGGAAGRFDKLDEVALVYLFALKTVGRTT from the coding sequence GTGGCGCCTGAGCCGCCGCGCGCGCCACGGCGACCGAGTGAGCGCACTGTCCACGGCGTGACCCTCTCCGACGACTATGCTTGGCTGCGCGCCGAAAACTGGCGCGCCGTCATGCGAGATCCGTCCGTGCTGGACGCCGACATCCGCGCCTATCTGGAGGCGGAGAACACCTTCGCCGAGGCCTATTTCGCCCCCATGGGCGAGGCCAAGGCCGCCCTCGTCGCCGAGATGCGCGGGCGCATCAAGGAGGATGATTCCTCCGTTCCCGCCCCGGACGGGCCGTTTGCCTATTTCTCCCGGCACCGGGAGGGCGGCCAGCATCCGCTCTATTGCCGCAAGCCGCTGCCCGATGGCCCCGAGGCCATCCTGCTCGATGGCGACAAGGAGGCCGAAGGCAAGGCCTATTTCCATTTCGGCCACTGGCGCCACACCCGTGACCACGCCTTGTTCGCCTTCGCGGCGGACACCTCGGGCTCGGAGCTGTACGCCATCCGCATCCGCGACCTGTCGAGCGGCGCCGACCTGCCCGACGTGATCGAGGAAACCACCGGCGACCTGCTCTGGAGCGCGGACGGAACCGTTCTTTATTACATCCGCCGCGATGCCGAGCACCGGCCGTCGAAGGTGTTCCGCCACGTCCTGGGGACCGATCCGGCCGCCGACACCCTCATTTATGAGGAACCGGACAAGGGCTTCTTCGTCTCGCTGGGCGAGACACAGTCCCACCGCTACGGCCTCATCGCCTGCGGCGACCACGACACCTCGGAGGTCCACCTTTTGGACCTCACCGAAGCTGCGCCCCAGCCCCGCTGCATCGCCCCGCGCGAGGCCGGCGTGCGTTACGAGGTGGAGCACCACCCAAGCCTCGCCGGCACCGACAGCCTGATCCTCCTCACCAACGCCGACGGGGCGGAGGATTTCAAGATCGTCACCGCTCCCACGGGCACTCCGGACCGCGCCCACTGGCGCGACCTGGTGCCCCACCGGGCCGGGCGGATGATCCTGAGCCACACCGTCTTCGCCGGCCACATGGCCCGGCTGGAGCGGGAGGCGGGGCTGCCGCGCATCATCATCCGGGAGCTGGCCTCGGGCGACGAGCACGCCATCGCCTTCGACGAGGAGGCCTATGCGCTGGGGCTTCACCCCGGCTTCGGCTTCGACACCAGCGCGGTCCGCTTCACCTACGCCTCCATGACCACGCCGTCCGAGGTGTGGGACTATGACATGGCGACCCGCCGCCGGGAGATGCTGAAGCGCCAGGAAGTCCCCTCCGGCCACGACCCGGCCGACTACGTGACCCGGCGCCTTTATGCCGTCGCGCCGGACGGGGAGAGCGTTCCAGTCTCCCTGCTCTATCGCAAAGGAACCCCGCTGGACGGCTCCGCGCCCCTCCTGCTTTATGGATATGGTGCCTACGGCATCACCATTCCGGCCGGCTTCTCCACCAGCCGCCTGTCGCTGGTGGATCGCGGCTTCATCTATGCCATCGCCCATGTGCGCGGCGGCACGGACAAGGGCTGGCGCTGGTACGCCGACGGCAAGCTTGCGGGGAAGACCAACACCTTCACCGATTTCATCGCCTGCGCCGAGCATCTGGTGGCCGAGGGTTTCACCAAGCCGGACCGCATCGTCGCACAGGGCGGCTCGGCGGGCGGCATGCTGATGGGGGCGGTGGCGAACCTGCGGCCGGACATGTTCGCCGGCATCGTGGCCGAGGTCCCGTTCGTGGACGTGCTCACCACCATGCTGGACGACACCCTGCCCCTGACCCCGCCCGAATGGCCTGAATGGGGCAATCCCATCACCGACGAGGCGGCGTTCCGACGCATCCTGGCCTATTCGCCCGTGGATAACGTGCGCCCGCAGGCCTACCCGTCCATCTTCGCCCTCGCCGGGCTGACCGATCCCCGCGTGACCTATTGGGAGCCGGCGAAATGGGTGGCGCGGCTGCGCGCCGCGGACACCGAGGGGCGGACAATCCTGCTGCGCACCAACATGGATGCGGGACATGGCGGCGCCGCCGGACGATTCGACAAGCTGGACGAGGTTGCGCTCGTCTATCTGTTCGCCTTGAAGACGGTGGGCCGCACAACCTGA
- a CDS encoding permease YjgP/YjgQ family protein (PFAM: permease YjgP/YjgQ family protein~KEGG: nwi:Nwi_1677 permease YjgP/YjgQ): MGRLDRYIFSTAAVAFLGVVVVLAGMIWATQALRQLDLVTSQGQTIIAFVAITSLTMPTLVLVIAPAALFIATAYTLLKLNGDSEIVVMASAGMGPWRLLRPLIILALLVSAFCALLAIKVVPASLATFREQVTKVRADVVSFVAQPGRFVNLSQGLVFHVRERAPNGVMRGIFINDARDDGVSTYLADRGQIIESDAGIFLVLENGSIQRRGGAAKEAEKDASEANKDAGKDKGKSSNSSVVEFQRYAFDLSSLAPNSQGQDVKPMERPLSYVMNPPQDDLYVRFFPGRYREELHKRLSAGLYPMAFFAIAAAALASPRTTRQSQVAALGAIIPAMGLVQIGNFAIAGQLKTQAAAVPLIYLLPIVTVALCAMVVQGWIRLSAPAALVALAEWLRQRFTRRAAA; this comes from the coding sequence ATGGGCCGTCTGGATCGTTACATTTTCTCGACCGCCGCGGTGGCGTTCCTGGGTGTTGTGGTGGTGCTCGCCGGCATGATCTGGGCGACGCAGGCCCTGCGCCAGCTCGACCTCGTCACCAGCCAGGGCCAGACCATCATTGCGTTCGTCGCCATCACCAGCCTCACCATGCCCACGCTGGTTCTGGTGATTGCCCCGGCGGCGCTGTTCATCGCCACCGCCTACACCTTGCTCAAGCTCAACGGCGACAGCGAGATCGTGGTGATGGCCTCCGCCGGCATGGGGCCATGGCGGCTGCTGCGGCCCCTCATCATCCTTGCCTTGCTGGTCTCGGCCTTCTGCGCGCTCCTCGCCATCAAGGTGGTGCCGGCAAGCCTTGCCACCTTCCGCGAGCAGGTCACCAAGGTGCGCGCGGACGTGGTATCCTTCGTCGCCCAGCCGGGACGGTTCGTGAACCTGTCGCAGGGCCTGGTCTTCCACGTGCGCGAGCGTGCGCCCAACGGGGTGATGCGCGGCATCTTCATCAATGACGCGCGCGATGATGGCGTCTCCACCTACCTCGCCGACCGCGGCCAGATCATCGAGAGCGACGCAGGCATCTTCCTGGTACTGGAGAACGGCTCCATCCAGCGCCGCGGCGGCGCGGCCAAGGAGGCCGAGAAGGACGCGAGCGAGGCCAACAAGGACGCCGGCAAGGACAAGGGCAAGTCGTCCAATTCCTCGGTGGTGGAATTCCAGCGCTACGCCTTCGATCTGTCGTCCCTCGCCCCCAATTCCCAGGGCCAGGACGTGAAGCCCATGGAGCGGCCCCTGTCCTATGTGATGAATCCGCCGCAGGATGACCTCTACGTGCGCTTCTTCCCCGGCCGCTACCGGGAGGAGTTGCACAAGCGCCTGTCCGCCGGGCTCTATCCCATGGCCTTCTTCGCCATCGCCGCCGCCGCGCTGGCGAGCCCCCGCACCACCCGGCAGAGCCAGGTCGCGGCGCTCGGCGCCATCATCCCGGCCATGGGCCTGGTGCAGATCGGCAATTTCGCCATCGCCGGCCAGTTGAAGACCCAGGCCGCGGCGGTGCCGCTGATCTATCTTCTGCCCATCGTCACCGTGGCCCTCTGCGCCATGGTGGTCCAGGGCTGGATCCGCCTCTCCGCGCCGGCCGCGCTGGTCGCCTTGGCGGAGTGGCTGAGGCAGCGCTTCACGCGGCGCGCGGCGGCCTGA
- a CDS encoding methionine-R-sulfoxide reductase (TIGRFAM: methionine-R-sulfoxide reductase~PFAM: Methionine sulfoxide reductase B~KEGG: mes:Meso_0863 methionine-R-sulfoxide reductase), translated as MPNPAPSPAAEGHGDAKVVKSESEWRSCLTPEQFRITREHGTERAFTGPYWDEKRAGLYSCVACGTPLFRSEAKYDSGTGWPSFFAPISPDSVVTHEDTSHGMRRIEVRCASCESHLGHVFPDGPAPTGLRFCLNGTALKLAPDDGDTRGA; from the coding sequence ATGCCCAATCCTGCCCCGTCTCCCGCCGCCGAGGGCCACGGCGATGCCAAGGTGGTGAAAAGCGAGAGCGAATGGCGCTCCTGCCTGACGCCAGAGCAGTTTCGAATCACCCGCGAGCACGGCACCGAGCGCGCTTTCACCGGGCCCTACTGGGACGAGAAGCGGGCGGGCCTCTATTCCTGCGTCGCCTGCGGAACCCCTCTGTTCCGCTCCGAAGCCAAGTATGATTCGGGTACCGGCTGGCCGAGCTTCTTCGCCCCGATCTCCCCCGATTCGGTGGTGACGCACGAGGATACCTCCCACGGCATGCGCCGCATCGAGGTGCGCTGCGCCAGCTGCGAGAGCCATCTGGGCCACGTCTTCCCGGATGGACCGGCCCCCACCGGCCTGCGCTTCTGCCTGAACGGCACCGCCCTCAAGCTTGCGCCCGACGACGGAGATACCCGTGGCGCCTGA
- a CDS encoding two component transcriptional regulator, winged helix family (PFAM: response regulator receiver; transcriptional regulator domain protein~KEGG: rpe:RPE_0821 two component transcriptional regulator, winged helix family): MPTIALVDDDRNILTSVSIALEAEGYRIDTYTDGASALDGFKTNPPDLAILDIKMPRMDGMELLRRLRQKTDMPVIFLTSKDEEIDELFGLKMGADDFIKKPFSQRLLVERVKAVLRRVGAKDGAAPRETDSAKVLERGNLRMDPERHTCTWKGEPVTLTVTEFLILQALAQRPGVVKSRNALMDAAYDDQVYVDDRTIDSHIKRLRKKFKSVDDSFEMIETLYGVGYRFKE, translated from the coding sequence ATGCCCACCATCGCCCTCGTCGACGACGACCGCAACATTCTGACCTCGGTTTCCATCGCGCTGGAGGCGGAAGGCTATCGCATCGACACCTACACCGATGGCGCCTCGGCCCTGGACGGATTCAAGACCAACCCGCCGGACCTCGCCATCCTCGACATCAAGATGCCGCGCATGGACGGCATGGAGCTGCTGCGCCGCCTGCGCCAGAAGACCGACATGCCGGTGATCTTCCTCACCTCCAAGGATGAGGAGATCGACGAATTGTTCGGCCTCAAGATGGGCGCCGACGACTTCATCAAGAAGCCGTTCTCCCAGCGCCTGCTGGTGGAGCGGGTGAAGGCCGTGCTGCGCCGGGTGGGCGCCAAGGACGGTGCCGCTCCGCGCGAGACCGACAGCGCCAAGGTGCTGGAGCGTGGCAACCTGCGCATGGATCCCGAGCGCCACACCTGCACCTGGAAGGGTGAGCCGGTGACCCTCACCGTCACCGAGTTCCTCATCCTGCAGGCGCTGGCCCAGCGTCCCGGCGTGGTCAAGAGCCGCAACGCCCTGATGGACGCGGCCTATGATGATCAGGTCTATGTGGACGACCGCACCATCGACAGCCACATCAAGCGCCTGCGCAAGAAGTTCAAGTCGGTGGACGACAGCTTCGAGATGATCGAGACCCTGTACGGCGTCGGCTACCGGTTCAAGGAGTGA
- a CDS encoding permease YjgP/YjgQ family protein (PFAM: permease YjgP/YjgQ family protein~KEGG: nwi:Nwi_1678 permease YjgP/YjgQ), translated as MIGRILGFYFARRFASAVVLIFLSCVTLIVLVDFLEMARRTADREQVTVGLLALVTLYRAPSFTEQLMPFAVLFGAISTFVLLSRRLELVVARAVGLSVWQFITPPVLVAFLIGVFSTTVFNPVSADFKERANQIEGEIFGSSSSGLLPQGKKEFWVRQQSVDGQSIIQAQATRQGGRALSGVVVFEFDKADRLVERVEARSATLGDGAWILTDARVLVPGLDHQHYDTYLIATNLDPKQIQESLIAPETVSFWQLPAAIRSAEQSGFGAERYRLQLQSLLARPFLLVAMVLIAAVVGLRVFRFGGVGQTILGGVLAGFLLYVGTKLAEDLGDAGFVHPVAAAWFPAVAGILLGVLILLHREDG; from the coding sequence ATGATCGGACGCATTCTCGGCTTCTATTTCGCGCGGCGGTTCGCGAGCGCGGTGGTGCTCATTTTCCTGTCCTGCGTCACGCTCATCGTGCTCGTGGACTTCCTGGAGATGGCGCGCCGCACCGCCGATCGCGAGCAGGTGACGGTGGGCCTGCTCGCCCTCGTCACGCTCTACCGCGCGCCCTCCTTCACCGAGCAGCTCATGCCGTTCGCGGTGCTGTTCGGCGCCATCTCCACCTTCGTCCTGCTGTCGCGGCGGCTGGAACTGGTGGTGGCGCGGGCGGTGGGGCTGTCGGTCTGGCAGTTCATCACCCCGCCGGTGCTGGTGGCGTTCCTCATCGGGGTCTTCTCCACCACCGTGTTCAACCCCGTCTCCGCCGACTTCAAGGAGCGGGCGAACCAGATCGAGGGCGAGATCTTCGGCTCCTCCTCGTCGGGCCTCCTGCCCCAGGGCAAGAAGGAGTTCTGGGTGCGCCAGCAGAGCGTGGACGGCCAGTCCATCATCCAGGCCCAGGCCACTCGCCAGGGCGGACGGGCGCTGTCCGGCGTGGTGGTGTTCGAGTTCGACAAGGCCGACCGTCTCGTGGAGCGTGTAGAAGCCCGCTCTGCAACCTTGGGAGATGGTGCATGGATTCTTACCGACGCCAGGGTGCTGGTTCCGGGCCTCGATCACCAGCACTATGATACCTATCTCATCGCCACGAATCTCGATCCCAAGCAGATCCAGGAGTCCCTGATCGCCCCGGAAACCGTGTCGTTTTGGCAACTTCCCGCGGCCATCCGCAGTGCAGAACAATCCGGCTTCGGCGCCGAAAGATACCGCCTCCAGCTCCAGAGTCTTCTGGCGCGGCCGTTTCTGCTGGTGGCAATGGTACTCATTGCCGCGGTGGTGGGGCTGCGGGTGTTCCGCTTCGGCGGGGTGGGACAGACGATTCTCGGTGGCGTGCTGGCGGGCTTTCTGCTTTATGTGGGGACCAAGCTCGCTGAGGATCTCGGCGACGCGGGTTTTGTTCATCCCGTTGCTGCAGCATGGTTTCCTGCGGTAGCCGGGATTCTTCTGGGGGTCCTCATTCTGTTGCATCGGGAGGACGGATGA
- a CDS encoding Phosphoenolpyruvate carboxykinase (ATP) (PFAM: phosphoenolpyruvate carboxykinase (ATP)~KEGG: rpb:RPB_0461 phosphoenolpyruvate carboxykinase (ATP)), producing the protein MAFMRRAGPASGRREHQEDESLLETGHRNSACGAASFGLKHLTAVHWNLLEPALYEHALANREARLSSGGALVAETGAHTGRSPKDKFVVRDADTEAEVWWDNNGAISPEQFETLYQDFLAAAEDKTLYAQDLYGGADPSCRIKVRVYTEFAWHSLFIRTMLRRPEQAELDSFVPELTIIDLPSFKADPERHGVRSETVIAVNFTRGIVLIGNSSYAGEMKKSVFTALNYILPKKGIMPMHCSANVGAEGDVCLFFGLSGTGKTTLSADPNRTLLGDDEHGWSQSGVFNFEGGCYAKTIRLSAEAEPEIFAASNRFGTVLENVVLDKVTHVPDFDDGSLTENTRSCYPLSFIPNASATSVAGMPKNVVMLTCDAFGVLPPIARLTPAQAMYHFLSGYTAKVAGTEKGVKDPEATFSTCFGAPFMPRHPSVYGNLLRDLIAEHQVDCWLVNTGWTGGKFGTGRRMPIKVTRTLLTAVLDGSLKGASFRTDPYFGFEVPTSVPGIEPHVLYPSKTWADKAEFDATARRLVEMFRENFTRFESHVDAAVRDAQPHVRIAAE; encoded by the coding sequence ATGGCGTTCATGCGCCGCGCGGGGCCGGCTTCAGGCCGGCGGGAACATCAGGAGGACGAGTCCTTGCTCGAAACCGGTCACCGGAACAGCGCCTGCGGCGCCGCCAGCTTCGGTCTGAAACACCTCACCGCGGTTCATTGGAACCTGCTGGAACCCGCGCTCTACGAGCACGCCCTGGCGAACCGGGAAGCCCGCCTGTCCTCCGGCGGCGCGCTGGTGGCGGAAACCGGCGCCCATACCGGCCGCAGCCCCAAGGACAAGTTCGTGGTCCGCGACGCCGACACCGAGGCCGAGGTGTGGTGGGACAACAACGGCGCCATCTCGCCGGAGCAGTTCGAGACCCTCTACCAGGACTTCCTCGCGGCGGCCGAGGACAAGACCCTCTACGCCCAGGACCTCTACGGCGGCGCCGACCCTTCCTGCCGCATCAAGGTGCGCGTCTATACCGAGTTCGCCTGGCACTCGCTGTTCATCCGCACCATGCTGCGCCGGCCGGAGCAGGCGGAGCTGGACAGCTTCGTGCCGGAACTCACCATAATCGACCTGCCGTCCTTCAAGGCGGATCCGGAACGCCACGGGGTCCGCTCGGAAACGGTGATCGCGGTGAACTTCACCCGCGGCATCGTGCTGATCGGCAATTCGTCCTATGCGGGCGAGATGAAGAAGTCGGTGTTCACGGCGCTGAACTACATCCTGCCGAAAAAGGGCATCATGCCCATGCACTGCTCGGCGAACGTAGGCGCCGAGGGCGACGTCTGCCTGTTCTTCGGCCTGTCCGGCACCGGCAAGACCACGCTCTCCGCCGATCCCAACCGCACCCTTCTGGGCGATGACGAGCACGGTTGGAGCCAGAGCGGCGTCTTCAATTTCGAGGGCGGCTGCTATGCCAAGACCATCCGCCTCTCGGCCGAGGCCGAGCCGGAGATCTTCGCCGCCTCCAACCGCTTCGGCACGGTGCTGGAGAACGTGGTGCTGGACAAGGTCACCCACGTCCCCGACTTCGACGACGGCAGCCTGACCGAGAACACCCGCTCCTGCTATCCCCTGTCGTTCATTCCCAATGCCAGCGCCACCAGCGTCGCGGGCATGCCGAAGAACGTGGTGATGCTCACCTGCGACGCCTTCGGCGTGCTGCCGCCCATCGCCCGGCTGACCCCGGCGCAGGCCATGTATCACTTCCTGTCCGGCTATACCGCCAAGGTGGCCGGCACCGAGAAGGGGGTGAAGGACCCGGAAGCCACCTTCTCCACCTGCTTCGGCGCCCCCTTCATGCCGCGCCATCCCTCGGTGTACGGCAATCTGCTGCGCGACCTCATCGCCGAGCACCAGGTGGATTGCTGGCTGGTGAACACCGGCTGGACCGGCGGCAAGTTCGGCACCGGGCGCCGCATGCCCATCAAGGTCACGCGCACCCTGCTTACGGCGGTGCTGGATGGCTCTCTGAAAGGCGCCTCCTTCCGCACCGACCCCTATTTCGGCTTCGAGGTGCCAACCTCCGTGCCGGGCATCGAGCCGCACGTGCTCTATCCCTCCAAGACCTGGGCGGACAAGGCGGAATTCGACGCCACGGCGCGCCGGCTGGTGGAGATGTTCCGGGAGAATTTCACACGGTTCGAGAGCCATGTGGACGCCGCCGTCCGCGACGCCCAGCCCCACGTCCGCATCGCCGCCGAGTAG
- a CDS encoding transcriptional regulator, MucR family (PFAM: ROSMUCR transcriptional regulator~KEGG: rpa:RPA1852 putative transcriptional regulator MucR), whose protein sequence is MSETTDTTTYIELATDIVSAYVSNNTVALTDLPSLIHEVYGTLQRLSSGEEEPVSEPAKPAVAVKKSVHPDFIICLEDGKKFKSLKRHLRTRYDMTPEQYREKWGLPADYPMVAPNYAAARSELAKQMGLGQQRRRGAA, encoded by the coding sequence ATGAGCGAAACCACGGATACGACCACCTATATCGAGCTCGCGACGGACATCGTTTCGGCCTATGTCAGCAACAATACGGTGGCCCTCACCGATCTGCCGTCCCTCATCCATGAGGTGTACGGCACGCTCCAGCGCCTTTCCAGCGGCGAGGAGGAGCCCGTCTCCGAGCCGGCGAAGCCCGCCGTGGCGGTGAAGAAGTCCGTCCATCCGGACTTCATCATCTGCCTGGAGGACGGCAAGAAGTTCAAGTCCCTGAAGCGCCACCTGCGCACCCGCTACGACATGACGCCCGAGCAGTACCGCGAGAAGTGGGGCCTGCCGGCCGACTATCCCATGGTGGCGCCGAACTATGCGGCCGCCCGCTCGGAGCTTGCCAAGCAGATGGGCCTCGGCCAGCAGCGCCGCCGCGGCGCCGCCTGA